In bacterium, a genomic segment contains:
- a CDS encoding tetratricopeptide repeat protein: MVTKKLYILGLWAVRQLATGLVVILAATSASAADEQTETQLELKFASELIKFRFPDYAQKAVDRLIVKYPNAKAEAAKVRVEILTSRGKFDEAEAFLKTLPPGAPETMVMQLALGDQYYAWQRMKDAQRIYEGFFKQFPKGPPEQIARLYGESAYKFAQMLMLSGDLPGAVEAYRRVLTCPLNSTDIERRVKTEMAELLLRVAELPGTAPDKKKALLADAIKICNDVQWKGTDLWFAKTVVILAHVHLVNGNKDLARKAITDYMGMLNDVDNMLRDAGENMSLSPMAECKFLLGSLLEEDAREKVKDKATEADSIKLFAQAMGQLYTVAQKYPASSWAPEARRRADGIADLLESMGKVFKRPTSNDTQLVAEQLKQARMLFQNQDYKAASQKYLEVLGMANDFRGVPLAVSELARSYIELNDAPFARAMTEFLAERFCQTTNRYEEAGNALLSISSLYEERRAQMKADEVYNLFFISFANHSKAPSIMFRQGEAALRATNTVDALKYYQRIMENYPKHRVYPDALSRASYVLTTQNDYTNAIPYLTNYIAQVFGGPEMVASRLRLADAYRSADMTIPALNEYSRLIKMIMQDGPKYAQTPEDTLKVKHVYEYALYSKAQCYSRLREPTNQIALYQQKAVEGYESFLKEFPKSEMAPAALGAMGTLNFLLNKSDEAGKCFDRLVKEYPNSDQAKNTIFVRADALMAMGEKDKAVKVYAEMLGNTKAYSASQFLRASRVLLEAKEYEAAKAMFTEAMKSPEPSVLQAATVGYAQALNGVGDYDNAINVYTNFLAKNPKSGYLIDINMALSRAYAEQAKKALPDVAKAKPYFDKAYMAMGKVRQYAREPEILINADYEMALIQLMQGEKLPAMASLVKILDFADYSNMKVRPYVEKAFEAALPLMKELGRYKDMIETCETYLKQFPQGRLVNKARQGRDDAKTTLATGR, encoded by the coding sequence ATGGTGACTAAAAAGCTCTATATACTGGGCCTTTGGGCGGTGCGTCAGTTGGCGACTGGATTAGTGGTCATTTTGGCCGCCACTTCAGCGTCGGCTGCTGATGAACAAACAGAAACGCAGCTTGAACTTAAGTTTGCGTCCGAGCTGATCAAGTTCCGGTTTCCTGACTATGCCCAAAAGGCCGTGGATAGGTTGATTGTGAAATATCCAAACGCCAAGGCGGAGGCGGCCAAGGTGCGTGTGGAAATTTTGACTTCCCGCGGTAAATTTGATGAGGCGGAAGCGTTTCTTAAGACTTTGCCTCCCGGTGCGCCTGAAACCATGGTCATGCAGCTTGCCCTTGGTGATCAGTATTATGCCTGGCAACGCATGAAGGACGCTCAGCGGATCTATGAGGGCTTTTTCAAGCAGTTCCCCAAGGGACCGCCGGAACAAATTGCCCGACTTTATGGAGAGTCTGCCTATAAATTTGCCCAAATGTTGATGCTCTCCGGCGATCTGCCTGGCGCTGTGGAGGCGTATCGCCGGGTTTTGACCTGTCCATTGAATTCAACCGACATTGAGCGGCGTGTCAAAACGGAGATGGCTGAACTCTTGCTGCGTGTGGCGGAGTTGCCCGGCACGGCTCCGGATAAGAAGAAAGCGCTCCTCGCTGACGCCATCAAGATATGTAATGACGTTCAGTGGAAGGGGACGGATCTCTGGTTTGCCAAGACCGTAGTGATTCTGGCGCACGTTCACTTGGTGAACGGGAACAAAGATCTGGCTCGCAAGGCAATCACGGACTATATGGGCATGCTGAACGATGTGGACAATATGCTGCGTGATGCCGGGGAAAACATGAGCCTCAGCCCGATGGCGGAGTGTAAGTTTCTGCTTGGCTCGTTGCTTGAAGAAGACGCCCGCGAGAAGGTGAAAGATAAAGCGACGGAGGCTGATTCCATCAAGTTGTTTGCTCAGGCCATGGGGCAACTCTATACCGTGGCACAGAAATACCCGGCCAGTAGCTGGGCACCTGAGGCGCGTCGGCGGGCCGATGGCATTGCCGATCTCCTTGAGAGTATGGGTAAAGTCTTTAAGCGGCCGACGAGTAATGATACACAGCTGGTGGCGGAACAGTTGAAGCAGGCGCGGATGCTTTTCCAGAATCAGGATTACAAGGCGGCTTCCCAGAAATATCTTGAAGTGCTTGGGATGGCGAATGATTTCAGGGGTGTGCCCTTGGCTGTAAGTGAATTGGCAAGGAGTTACATCGAACTTAATGATGCCCCTTTTGCGCGGGCCATGACTGAGTTTTTGGCCGAACGTTTTTGTCAGACTACGAACCGCTATGAGGAGGCGGGAAATGCTTTGCTGTCGATATCTTCCCTGTATGAAGAGCGGCGGGCACAGATGAAAGCTGATGAAGTCTATAACTTATTTTTCATCAGCTTCGCCAACCATTCCAAAGCTCCCTCCATTATGTTCCGTCAGGGCGAAGCCGCGCTGCGGGCAACGAATACGGTTGATGCTTTAAAATACTATCAGCGGATCATGGAGAATTACCCCAAGCATCGGGTCTATCCGGATGCCCTCAGCCGGGCCTCTTATGTGTTAACGACCCAAAACGATTACACCAATGCCATACCTTATTTAACGAATTACATCGCTCAGGTCTTTGGCGGGCCCGAGATGGTTGCCTCCCGATTGAGATTGGCGGATGCGTATCGTTCGGCAGACATGACTATTCCTGCATTGAATGAATATTCCCGCCTGATCAAGATGATTATGCAGGATGGACCAAAGTATGCCCAGACTCCTGAAGACACGCTGAAGGTAAAGCATGTCTATGAGTATGCTCTTTATTCAAAGGCGCAGTGTTATTCCCGGTTGCGTGAGCCAACTAATCAGATTGCACTTTATCAGCAGAAGGCCGTCGAGGGCTATGAGAGTTTCCTGAAGGAATTCCCGAAATCCGAAATGGCGCCAGCCGCCTTGGGGGCCATGGGGACGCTGAACTTTTTGCTAAACAAGTCGGATGAGGCTGGTAAATGTTTCGATCGGCTGGTGAAGGAATATCCCAATAGCGATCAGGCTAAAAACACGATTTTTGTGCGCGCAGACGCGTTGATGGCAATGGGGGAGAAGGATAAGGCGGTTAAGGTGTATGCCGAGATGCTCGGCAATACCAAGGCCTATTCTGCGTCTCAGTTCCTGCGTGCAAGCCGGGTGCTGCTGGAGGCAAAGGAGTATGAGGCGGCTAAGGCCATGTTTACTGAAGCCATGAAGTCGCCTGAACCTTCCGTTTTACAGGCGGCTACGGTAGGGTATGCACAGGCGCTTAACGGAGTCGGGGATTACGACAATGCGATTAATGTCTATACCAATTTTCTGGCTAAGAATCCTAAGTCCGGATATCTCATTGATATCAATATGGCGCTGAGCCGTGCCTATGCCGAGCAGGCGAAGAAAGCATTACCGGATGTGGCGAAGGCTAAGCCGTATTTTGACAAGGCATATATGGCGATGGGGAAAGTGCGCCAATATGCACGGGAACCGGAAATACTGATTAATGCCGACTATGAGATGGCGCTGATTCAGCTCATGCAGGGAGAAAAATTACCCGCCATGGCCTCTTTGGTTAAGATTCTTGATTTTGCAGATTATTCAAACATGAAGGTGCGCCCCTATGTGGAGAAGGCTTTCGAGGCTGCCTTGCCTCTGATGAAGGAACTCGGACGGTACAAGGACATGATTGAAACGTGCGAGACCTATTTGAAGCAGTTTCCGCAAGGGCGGCTTGTGAATAAGGCGCGACAGGGGCGTGATGACGCAAAGACCACACTGGCAACCGGACGATAA